DNA sequence from the Procambarus clarkii isolate CNS0578487 chromosome 9, FALCON_Pclarkii_2.0, whole genome shotgun sequence genome:
gtctctgtagtcaaccactattctgccagtgttgctacagtctctgtagtcaacaactatgctgccagtgttgccacagtcactgtagacaACCATTATGCTACCAGTATTGCCACAGACACTGTAGTCTACTAATATGCTGCCAGTGATGCCACAGTCTCTATAGTCAACCATTGTGCTActtgtgttgccacagtcactgtagtcaaccactatgctgccagtgttgccacagtcactgtagtcaaccactatgctgccaatgttgccacagtcactgtagtaaaCCATTATGCCGCCAGTGTCGCAACAGTCTCCgtagtcaaccattatgctgcCAGTGTGGCCAAAGTCCctgtagtcaaccattatgctgcTTGTGTTGCTGCCAATATTGCCACTGTTACTGTAGTGAACCACTATGCTGCatgtgttgctgccagtgttacCACAGTctttgtagtcaaccactatgcggcCTGTGTTGCCactgtcactgtagtcaaccactatgctgccagtgttgctgacagtgttgctgccagtgttgccactgtCTCTCTAGTCAACCACTATGATGCCAGTTTTGCCACAGTcaatgtagtcaaccactatgctgccagtgatgcaacagtcactgtagtcaaccactatgctgctagtgttgacaaagtcactgtagtcaaccacaatTCAGCCAATGTTGCTACAGTCACTGTCGTCAACCACAATGCTACCAGTGtcgccacagtctctgtagtctaccactatgctgccagtgttgctgccagtgttgccacagtcactgtagtcaaccattatgctgccattgttgccacagtcactgtagttaaCCATTATActgtcagtgttgctgccagtgttgccactgtcactgtagtcaaccactgtgctgccagtgttgccattgtctctgtagtcaaccacaatgctgctagtgttgctgccagtgttgctacagtctctgtagtcaaccactatgatgccagtgttgccacagttactgtagtcaaccactatgctgccagtgttgccacagtcactgtagtcaacaacTATGCTGCTAGTGTTGACACAGTCATtgtagtcaaccattatgctgccagtgttgccacaatcACTGTTGTCAACCACTATGctaccagtgttgccacagtctctgtagtcaacaaCTATAATGCCAGTGTtgacacagtcactgtagtcaaccattatgctgccagttttgccacagtcactgtagtctactactatgctgccagtgttgccactgtctctgtagtcaaccattatgctgcTTGTATTGCACAAGTATCTTTAGTTAACAACTATGCTGcctgtgttgctgccagtgttgccacagtcactgtagtcaaccattatgctgccagtgttgccacggtcactgtagtcaaccactatgctaccagtgttgccacagtctctgtagtctaccactatgctgccagtgttgccacagtcattgTAGTCAACCACAATGCTGCTAGTATTGACACAGTTACTGTAATCAACCACttagctgccagtgttgccacagtcactgtagtcaatcactatgctgccagttttgccacagtctctgtattctaccacaatgctgccagtgttgccacagtctctgtagtctacCACAATGTTGCCAGTGTTGCGACAGTCACTATAGTCTACCACTATGCTGCCATTGTTCCCCTTgtcactgtagtctaccacaatgctgccagtgttgccctagtcactgtagtcaaccattatgctgccagtgttgccatagACACTGTAGTCTACCTCTATGCTTCCAGTGTTGCTACAAAGTGTtgctctcaccgacctaacaaattcacaaagaccggaaagttgtagcattaaattttatgatagatatcgtgaggagacattcacatatgggactaatagaacaagaacccggcaatgtgatgttttaGTGGCCAAAATAcgtctgggatatagacgtatctggcagctttctcaaaacccaaatgtcgagtacacaatgtgtcaacattgtgaaagagaaaacatgcactctcttgaacattatattgtagaatgtcccacatTGACTAACTTTCGCCCTCtttggctaaggtatgctgaactgtgtaattactatatgagtactgtaacacttgatgatatattggacttgtacccaagattaaccatgtaatgtatcaattatataatgtatgtatgtgatgaaactatataacctgagattgtaaaagcaccttcatcaccttcagtgattaagtgctcaattgcacactagtttctctatcagctgtctcactctgtcagagcaaaatagacaaatgtatgtgaatgtatgtgtgtactcaactagttgtactcacctagatgtgcttttgGGGGTTGAGCTAATGTGTTTATCtatgtatgtataaatgtatgtatatatgtatgtgtacatatatatgtatgtgtgtgtatctttatgtatgtgtgtgtatctatatgtatgtgtataaaataaatatggaagctgatcagaattatatttcacttttgtaaatgcacattaatgacacaatgtaaaagacacatcgaacacattatgtagggcatacgtaaatctgtgtatctatgtatttacgtatgtaggttagcttagcattttaaaagcaccgaagcaccttctgtggttgagtgttcaataaacccttgaactatatgtttaacacatctccaaccctgtccatggaggacagaagtaaatgtatatatgctgattagcattgtaaatatgtggccacgttagtggtagaaaaaaaaagtgctgctacagtctctgtagtcaaccactatgctgccagtgttgctacaGTCTTTGTAGTCAGCCACTATGCTGCTAGTGTTGACAGTCacggtagtcaaccactatgctgccagtgttgccacagtcactgtagtcaaccactttgctgccagtgttgcctcagtctctgtagtctaccacaatgctgccagtgatgctgccagtgttgccacagtctctgtagtcaaacACTATGCTTCTAGTGTTGACAgattcactgtagtcaaccaataTGCTGCCATTGTTGCCACAGTCTCTTTAATCAACCATTATGCTGCTtctgttgccacagtctctgtagtcaaccactatactGCCAGTGTTGCTGCAATTGTTGTCACAGTACTGAAGTCAACCTCAAATCTGCCTGTGTTgcttccagtgttgccacagcaTTTGtattcaaccactatgctgcctgtgttgctgccagtgttgccactgtcactgtaatcaaccactatgctgccattgTTGCCATAGTCTCTGCAGTCAAactctatgctgccagtgttgctgccagtgttgccacagtctctgtagtcaacaactattttgccagtgttgccacagtcactgttgtCAACCAGTATGCTGCTAGTGTtgacacagtcactgtagtcaaccactatgctgccagtgttgccacagtcactgtagtcaaccactatgctatcagtgttgccacagtctctgtagcccactactatgctgccagtgttgctgcaaATGttcccacagtcactgtagtcaaccactatgcttctAGTGTTGACAGAGTCACTGttatcaaccactatgctgccagtgttgccacagtcactgtagtctactTCTATGCTGGCAGtgctgccacagtcactgtagtctaccactatgctgccagtgttgctaccTGTGTTGCCACAGTCATTGTAGTCAACCACAATGCTGCTAGTGTTGACACAGTCACTGTAATCAACCactttgctgccagtgttgccacagtcactgtagtcaaccactatgctgccagttttgccacagtctctgtagtctaccacaatgctgccagagttgccacagtctctgtagtctaccactatgctgccagtgttgctacaGTCTCTAtagtcaaccattatgctgccagtgttTCCATATTCACTGTAGTCTACCACATTCCTGCCAGAGTTCCCCTagtcactgtagtctaccacaatgctgccagtgttgcgacAGTCACTATAGTCTACCACTATGCTGCCATTgttaccacagtcactgtagtctaccacaatgctgccagtgttgccctagtcactgtagtcaaccattattctgccagtgttgccacagacaCTGTAGTCTAcctctatgctgccagtgttgctacaAAGTGTTGCtctcacagacctaacaaattcacaaagaccggaaagttgtagcattaaattttATGattgatatcgtgaggagacattcacatatgggactaatagaacaagaacccggcaatgtgatgttttaGTGGCCAAAATAcgtctgggatatagacgtatctggcatttttctcaaaacccaaatgtcgagtacacaatgtgtcaacattgtgaaagagaaaacatgcactctcttgaacattatattgtagaatgtcccacatTGACTAACTTTCGCCCTCtttggctaaggtatgctgaactgtataattactatatgagtactgtaacacttgatgatatattggacttgtacccaagattaaccatgtaatgtatcaattatataatgtatgtatgtgatgaaactatataacctgagattgtaaaagcaccttcatcaccttcagtgattaagtgctcaattgcacactagtttctctatcagctgtctcactctgtcagagcaaaatagacaaatgtatgtgaatgcatgtgtgtactcaactagttgtactcacctagatgtgctttcgggggttgagctaatGTGTTTATCtatgtatgtataaatgtatgtatatatgtatgtgtacatttatatgtatgtgtgtgtatctatatgtatgtgtgtgtatgtatatgtatgtgtataaagtaaatatggaagctgatcagaattatatttcacttttgtaaatgcacattaatgacactatgtaaaagacacatcgaacacattATGTAGGTCATACGTAAatatgtgtatctatgtatttacgtatgtaggttagcttagcattttaaaagcaccgaagcaccttctgtggttgagtgttcaataaacccttgaactatatgtttaacacatctccaaccctgtccatggagaacagaagtaaatgtatatatgctgattagcattgtaaatatgtggccacgttagtggtagaaaaaaaagtgctgctacagtctctgtagtcaaccattatACTGCTTGTGTTGCCACAGTctttgtagtcaaccactatgcggcCAGTGTTGTTGCCGTTGTTGTCACAGTTACAGTAGCCTACcacaatgctgccagtgttgcgacAGTATCTGTAGTCAATCACTATGCTGCCACAGGTactgtagtctaccacaatgctgccagtgttgccacagtcactgtagtcaaccattatgctgccagtgttgccacagtcactgtagtctactactaagctgccagtgttgccacagtctctgtagtcatcCAATTTGCTGCTTGTGTTGctacagtctctgtagtcaaccactatgctgccagtgttgctgctattgttgtcacagtcactgtagtcaacaacTATGCTGCCTGTGTTGCTGCCAGTATTGCCACTGTCACTGTAGTCTACCACTATGCTGCTAGTGTTGCAATAGTCTCTGGATTATACCACTATGCTGCGAGTGTTGCTACAGTctttgtagtcaaccactatgctgctagtgttgacagtcactgtagtcaaccactatgctgccagtgttcccacagtcactgtagtcaaccactgtgctgccagtgttgcctcaGTCTCTATAGTCTACCagaatgctgccagtgttgctgccagagCTGCCACAatctctgtagtcaaccactatgcttctAGTGTTGAcagagtcactgtagtcaaccaataTGCTGCCattgttgccacagtctctgtaatCAACCATTATGCTGCTTCTGtggccacagtctctgtagtaaACCACTATActgtcagtgttgctgccagtgaTGCTGCAATTGTTGCCACAGTACTGAAGTCCACCTGAAAGCTGCCTGTGTTGCTTCCAGTGATGCCACAGCCTTTGtattcaaccactatgctgcctgtGTTGCTGCCAGAGTTGCCACTGTCACTGTAATCAACCACTAAGCTGCCATTGTTGCCATAGTCTCTGCAGTCaaacactatgctgccagtgttgttgccagtgttgccacagtctctgtagtaaACAACTAttatgccagtgttgccacagtcactgtagtcatccACTATTCGGCCAGTgtagccacagtcactgtagtcaaccactatgcttctAGTGTTGACAGTCACTGtaatcaaccactatgctgccagtgttgccacagtcactgtagtttaCTTCTATTCTGCCAGTGTTGCcagagtcactgtagtcaacccttTTGCTGTTTGTGTTGCCatagtctctgtagtcaaccctTTTGCGGCTTGTGTTGCCAAAGggtctgtagtcaaccactatgctgccattgTTGCCACAGTGACTGTAGTAAACCACTATGCTGCCTGTGTTGCAGCTAGTGTTGCCACAATCTCTGTAGTCGACCACTATGCTGCCTGTGTTGCTGCCATTGTTCCAACAGTCTATGTAGTCTACctttatgctgccagtgttgccagagTTACTGTACCCTACGACAATGCTGCCAGTGTTCCCACAAACATTatagtctaccacaatgctgcCAGTGTTCCCACAAACATTATAGTCTACCACAATGTTGCCAGTCTAGcgacagtcactgtagtctaccactatactgccagtgttgctacagtcactgtagtctaccacaatgctgccagtgtagccacagtcactgtagacaACCATTTTGctaccagtgttgccacagtcactgtagtcaaccactatgctgccattgttgccacagtctctgtagtcaaccattatgcCGCTTCTCTTgacacagtctctgtagtcaaccaatatgctgccagtgttgatgCCAGTGTTGCTGCAATTGTTGCCACAGTACGGTAGTCAACCTCAATGCTGcctgtgttgctgccagtgttgccacagtcactgtagacaaccattatgctgccagtgttgccatagtctctgtagtcaaacactatgctgccagtgttgctgctaGTGATGCCACAGTACGGTAGTCAGCCTCAATGCTGcctgtgttgctgccagtgttgccacagtctctgtagtcaaccactatgctgcctgtGTTGCTGCCATTGTTGCCACAGTGACTGTAGTAAACCACTATGCTGCCTGTGTTGCAGCTAGTGTTGCCACAatctctgtagtcaaccactatgctgcctgtgttgctgccagtgttgccactgtcactgtagtcaaccattatgctgccagtgttgccatagtctctgtagtcaaacactatgctgccagtgttgctgccagtgttgctgctagtgatgccacagtctctgtagtcaaccagtataatgccagtgttgccacagtcactgttgtCAACCACTATTCTGCCAGTGtaaccacagtcactgtagtcaaccactatgcatcTAGTGTTGACAGAGTCACTGtaatcaaccactatgctgccagtgttgccacagtcactgtagtcaaccaccatGCTTCCAGTGTCTCCACATTCTCAgtagtctaccacaatgctgccagtgttgccacagtctctgtagtcaagcattatgctgccagtgtttccacagtcactgtagtctatcTACCACAATCCTGCCAGAGTTTCCCTAGTCAATatagtctaccacaatgctgcAAGTGTTGtgacagtcactgtagtctaccactatgctgccagtgttgccacagtcactgtagactACCACAATgcttccagtgttgccacagtcactgtagtcaaccattatgcGGTCAGTGTTGCCACACACACTGTAGTCTACCTCTATGCTGCCAATGTTGctacagtctctgtagtcaaccattatACTGCttgtgttgccacagtctctgtagtcaccCACTATGCGGCCAgtgatgctgccagtgttgctgccagtgttgttgCTATTGTtggcacagtcactgtagtctaccaTTATTCTGCCAGTATTGcgacagtcactgtagtctaccacaatgctgccagtgttgccacagtcactgttgtCAACGATTATGCTGCTAGTGTTGACATAGTCacggtagtcaaccactatgccgccagtgttgctacagtcactgtagtcaaccactatgctaccAGTGTTACCACAGTCTctatagtcaaccactatgctgccagtgttgatgccagtgttgccacagtctttGTAGTCGACTATTATGCTGCATTTGttcccacagtcactgtagttaaCCATTATGccgtcagtgttgccacagtctctgtagtcaaccaatATGCTGCTTGTGTTGATGCCAGTGTTGCTACATTCACTGTAGCCAACCACTCTGCTGCCAGTGTTATCACAGTCAATGTAGTCAACCGCTATACTGCTAGTGTTGACAGAGTCACTGTGgttaaccactatgctgccattgTTGCTACAGTCACTGTTGTCAACCACTATGCTACCAGTGTTGCCTCAGTCTCTGTAGTCTAccattatgctgccagtgttgatgccagtgttgccacagtctttGTAGTCGACCATTATGCTGCCTTTGttcccacagtcactgtagttaaCCATTATGCCGTCAgggttgccacagtctctgtagccAACCACTCTGCTGCCAGTGTTACCACAGTCAATGTAGTCAACCGCTATACTGCTAGTGTTGACAGAGTCACTGTGgttaaccactatgctgccattgTTGCTACAGTCACTGTTGTCAACCACTATGCTACCAGTGTTGCCTCAGTCTCTGTAGTCTAccattatgctgccagtgttgatgccagtgttgccacagtctttGTAGTCGACCATTATGCTGCCTTTGttcccacagtcactgtagttaaCCATTATGCCGTCAgggttgccacagtctctgtagccAACCACTCTGCTGCCAGTGTTACCACAGTCAATGTAGTCAACCGCTATACTGCTAGTGTTGACAGAGTCACTGTGgttaaccactatgctgccattgTTGCTACAGTCACTGTTGTCAACCACTATGCTACCAGTGTTGCCTCAGTCTCTGTAGTCTAccattatgctgccagtgttgccacagtctttGTAGTCGACCATTATGCTGCCTTTGttcccacagtcactgtagttaaCCATTATGCCGTCAgggttgccacagtctctgtagccAACCACTCTGCTGCCAGTGTTACCACAGTCAATGTAGTTAACCGCTATACTGCTAGTGTTGACAGAGTCACTGTGgttaaccactatgctgccattgTTGCTACAGTCACTGTTGTCAACCACTATGCTACCAGAGTTGCCTCAGTCTCTGTAGTCTAccattatgctgccagtgttcctgccagtgttgccacagtcacagtAGTCAATCACTATACTGCTAGTGTtcacacagtcactgtagtcaaccactgtgctgccagtgttgccacagtcactgtagtcaacctctATGCTGCCATTGTTGCCATGTCACTGTAGTTAACCATTATgccgccagtgttgccacagtctctgtagccAACCcatttgctgccagtgttgccacagtctctgtagtgaACCACTATGCGGCCTgttttgctgccagtgttgccacagtctctgtagtcaaccactatgctgcctgttttgctgccagtgttgtcacTGTCACTGTAGTCAATCACTATGCTACCAGTGTTGTAatagtctctgtagtcaaccacgATGCTGCCAGtttctgccagtgttgccacagtctctgttgTCTCCtattatgctgccagtgttgccacagtcactgtagtcttcCACAATGctgacagtgttgccacagtcactgtagacaACTATTATGTTGCCAGAGTTGCCAAagtcactgtagtctaccacaatactgccagtgttgccacagtctctatAGTCATGCCTTTTGCTGCTTGTGTTGCctcagtctctgtagtcaaccactatgctgccagtgttgctgccatTGTGGCCACAATCACTGTAGTCAACAACTATGCTGCCTGTGTTGCGGCCAGTGTTGCCACAATCTCTGTAGTTAACCACTATGCTGCCTATTTTGCTACCAGTGTTGCCactgtcactgtagtcaaccacaatGCTGCCAGTGATGCCATAGTCTCTGTAGTCAACAATTATGCAGCCATTGTTGCTGCCAGTGTTTCCACAGTCACTATAGTCTACcaatatgctgccagtgttgcaagAGTCACTATAGTCTACCACAGTGCTGCCACTGCTCCTACAGACATTatagtctaccacaatgctgccagtgtagccacagtcactgtagtcaaccattatgctgcTACCGTTGCCACAGTCTCTGCAGTCAACCACTATTCTGCCAGTGTTGCTGTCAGTGTTGCTGCAATTGTTGGCACAGTACTGTAGTCAATAACAATGCTGCCtatgttgctgccagtgttgccacagtctctgtagtcaaccactatgctgctagTGTTGACACAGTCATtgtagtcaaccattatgctgccagtgttcctgccagtgttgccacagtcacagtAGTCAATCACTATACTGCTAGTGTTGACAGAGTTACTGTAATCAACCActgtgctgccagtgttgccacagtcactgtagtcaaccaccatGCTTCCAGTGTCTCCTTATTCTTAgtagtctaccacaatgctgccagtgttgccacagtgtctgtagtcaaccattatgctgccagtgtttccacagtcactgtagtctaccacaATCCTGCCAGAGTTTCCCTAGTCAATatagtctaccacaatgctgcAAGTGTTGcgacagtcactgtagtctaccactatgctgccagtgttgccacagtcactgtagactACCACAATgcttccagtgttgccacagtcactgtagtcaaccattatgcGGTCAGTGTTGCCACACACACTGTAGTCTACCTCTATGCTGTCAATGTTGctacagtctctgtagtcaaccattatACTGCttgtgttgccacagtctctgtagtcaccCACTATGCGGCCAgtgatgctgccagtgttgctgccagtgttgttgCTATTGTtggcacagtcactgtagtctaccaTTATTCTGCCAGTATTGcgacagtcactgtagtctaccacaatgctgccagtgttgccaca
Encoded proteins:
- the LOC138362887 gene encoding uncharacterized protein gives rise to the protein MRIATVTVVYHNAASVATVTVVNDYAASVDIVTVVNHYAASVATVTVVNHYATSVTTVSIVNHYAASVDASVATVFVVDYYAAFVPTVTVVNHYAVSVATVSVVNQYAACVDASVATFTVANHSAASVITVNVVNRYTASVDRVTVVNHYAAIVATVTVVNHYATSVASVSVVYHYAASVDASVATVFVVDHYAAFVPTVTVVNHYAVRVATVSVANHSAASVTTVNVVNRYTASVDRVTVVNHYAAIVATVTVVNHYATSVASVSVVYHYAASVDASVATVFVVDHYAAFVPTVTVVNHYAVRVATVSVANHSAASVTTVNVVNRYTASVDRVTVVNHYAAIVATVTVVNHYATSVASVSVVYHYAASVATVFVVDHYAAFVPTVTVVNHYAVRVATVSVANHSAASVTTVNVVNRYTASVDRVTVVNHYAAIVATVTVVNHYATRVASVSVVYHYAASVPASVATVTVVNHYTASVHTVTVVNHCAASVATVTVVNLYAAIVAMSL
- the LOC138362886 gene encoding antifreeze protein Maxi-like; translation: MLLVLTVTVINHYAASVATVTVVYFYSASVARVTVVNPFAVCVAIVSVVNPFAACVAKGSVVNHYAAIVATVTVVNHYAACVAASVATISVVDHYAACVAAIVPTVYVVYLYAASVARVTVPYDNAASVPTNIIVYHNAASVPTNIIVYHNVASLATVTVVYHYTASVATVTVVYHNAASVATVTVDNHFATSVATVTVVNHYAAIVATVSVVNHYAASLDTVSVVNQYAASVDASVAAIVATVR
- the LOC138362885 gene encoding uncharacterized protein, giving the protein MPPMLPQSPDATVSIVNHCATCVATVTVVNHYAASVATVTVVNHYAANVATVTVVNHYAASVATVSVVNHYAASVAKVPVVNHYAACVAANIATVTVVNHYAACVAASVTTVFVVNHYAACVATVTVVNHYAASVADSVAASVATVSLVNHYDASFATVNVVNHYAASDATVTVVNHYAASVDKVTVVNHNSANVATVTVVNHNATSVATVSVVYHYAASVAASVATVTVVNHYAAIVATVTVVNHYTVSVAASVATVTVVNHFTVVNHYAASVATVTVVNNYAASVDTVIVVNHYAASVATITVVNHYATSVATVSVVNNYNASVDTVTVVNHYAASFATVTVVYYYAASVATVSVVNHYAACIAQVSLVNNYAACVAASVATVTVVNHYAASVATVTVVNHYATSVATVSVVYHYAASVATVIVVNHNAASIDTVTVINHLAASVATVTVVNHYAASFATVSVFYHNAASVATVSVVYHNVASVATVTIVYHYAAIVPLVTVVYHNAASVALVTVVNHYAASVAIDTVVYLYASSVATKCCSHRPNKFTKTGKL
- the LOC138362888 gene encoding antifreeze protein Maxi-like, with protein sequence MLPVSASVATVSVVSYYAASVATVTVVFHNADSVATVTVDNYYVARVAKVTVVYHNTASVATVSIVMPFAACVASVSVVNHYAASVAAIVATITVVNNYAACVAASVATISVVNHYAAYFATSVATVTVVNHNAASDAIVSVVNNYAAIVAASVSTVTIVYQYAASVARVTIVYHSAATAPTDIIVYHNAASVATVTVVNHYAATVATVSAVNHYSASVAVSVAAIVGTVL